ATAGGGGGCTGGTACATGCTCTTTAACCTCATAGGGTACTGGTTTCTCTACATGTACTGGCACTGGTCTGTCATAGGGCACATGTACAGGAACTGGCACTTTCTTGATGACATGCACTGGCACTGGTTTCTCAACATGATAGGGCACTGGTTTTTCCACTTTATAGGGAACTGGTTTCTCTACGGGCACCTTAACAGCATAATGGACTATCTTTTCCACGGGATAAGGCTTATCGACATGAACTTCCACCTTAACGGGATAGGGCACTTTCTTCTCCACCGGATATGGTGCTGGCACATGTACCTTAACGGGCACATGCACCTTCTTCTCTACGGGATAGGGTTGTGGCACGTATACCTTAACTGGGACTGGGCGATCATATGGCACATGTACTGGTACAGGGACTTTCTTTTCCACAGGATATGGAGCATCTATCTCATGGGGAACCTTAACAATTTCCTTAACCTCATAGGGCACATGCTTAACCACTGGATAGGGTTTGGGCACTTTCACCTCAACTGGGTAGTGGACAATTTTCTCCACTGGCACATGGACTTCCTTCTCCACGGGCACTGGGTAGGGTATTTTCTTGATGATTGTTAAAGTTTTCTCCTCATGAGCTGGATAATGATGATAGTGTTCATGATGATGAAGACCTCGTTTAGATTTGGTGGTCTCCACCACAGCTTTGGAATGTCCCTTGGCTTCCACTTGTTCTTCATGAGCTCCAGCTGATGACTTTTCTTCTTCGGCCTGAACGCTGGCTGTTATTAGCAGCGCAGCTAGCAGAAATATTGCTTgctgaagagagagagagaggggagaAAAATGAGGAAAAAATGGAAAGAGTTAGCACagaataaatagaaaatatgTTAGGGGAAAGTATATAAAATTGTTGCATTCGAACCAAATGTAGTGCAAGCACATGACTATAtccacttaaaatatcatgacaatcCGTACTTAAAGGTTCTTCGACCAATTATTTGAGGAATAGCAAATAAAGTttcgacctaaatatagtcaaGGGTACAGACAATAGGTAGGTCGACATTTTATTAGAAATTATTCAAATTTCTGGTCTAAGAACCTTTTAAGTATAAcggattgtcatgacatttttagtggATATAGTCATGTGCTtccatacgtccgtctgtccgtctttcgaaaaaTCCGTAACTTCCAAACGAGATAAACAAGcctgccaaaattttgcttaactaCTTTTAATCaatgtaggtctgttgggatcgAAAATGAGCCATATTAACATCATGTTTAAAAATGACTCCCCCATGTAACGATCTCCGaatttgagtttttgagccgatagagggcgcaattactacccAATTTGCTTGAATGTTTCACatattgttttgatatgactttcagtATTTATTTCAAGTAAGGTCGAAATCGATCCATATGTTCATAttgctccatataaacccatatcagTATTTTAATTCATAAGTCCCcagggagcgcaattcttatcagatttggttaaaattttgctcaaagacTTCTGCTACGACTTTCAATTTCtatatcaagtatggttcaaattggtgcataacctgacataatttgcatataaaccgattgcccgatttgactttttgagcctctggagggcgcaattgtaaaacgatttggtagaaattttgcacataatgttttgttatgacttccaaaacccatgataataaactgatataactcccatgaaaaccgatctcctgttatgacttcttttGCCAATAGATGGCGTTTTGAAATGAATCCTACCATtcatgccaagtttggttcgaattggtccataaagTGATATAGCTTCACATCCACGCTAGGCATGGCCCAAAACTGTTCAACTGTATCTGATAtacgtcccatataaaccgacatcaAGGTGTGATTTCTTCaacatctagagggcgctattacaTTCCGATTTGCCTGCAGTTTTACACctagtgatttgttatgactttcaacattcacgCAAAGTAGGGTACAAATTGGTTCATTATCtgtaatagctcccatatgatatcccgatttgattttttgacccGCTAATGGTCGCACTCATTATccattttgcatgaaattttacaaatagtCGTCTGTTTAGACCTTCAATATCAACGctaagtttggtccaaatcaaacCGATTCGGAGCTATGGAATCGTGATATTAcgatttggcttcttcagcctctagagggcgctaatatattccgatttgccAACAATTTTGCACGCAataattttgactttcaacagtcACGCTAAATagggtacaaatcggttcattatatgttatagctcccatatgaaccgatatcttgagcttctagagggcgcaattatcattcaTTGTGGtaaaaatgttgcacatagtcgTTTGTTTCAACGTTCAATATCCAGGttaaaaatggtccaaatctgttTTTAACCCCAGGTTTAAACCTCATAACCTGTTTTAgttcccgtataaatcgatccaccgatttgacgtcttgtgCCCGAAGAGGgtgcaattgttatctgatttggctgtaatttagcTTGTAGTAgttttttataactttcaacatcaaCGTTAAGTAGGGTCCAAGTCGGTTTAAAAACTAATATAGGTCCCATAAAATCGTTATCACGATTTCTCCTCttcagcctgtagagggcgctattatatTTCTATTTGGCTTCAATTTTGATTTATTAtgatttattatgactttcaacagccatGCTAAGTAGgttacaaatcggttcattatttGTTCTAGCTCCCACATgaacctatatcccgatttgaagtcttgagcctctagagggcgctagaATCAttcaatgtggctgaaattttgcacatagtaatTTGTTACGACATTCAATATCCAGATTAAAAATTGTCCGAATCTGTTTTTAA
The Stomoxys calcitrans chromosome 3, idStoCalc2.1, whole genome shotgun sequence genome window above contains:
- the LOC106085075 gene encoding uncharacterized protein LOC106085075: MKYMQAIFLLAALLITASVQAEEEKSSAGAHEEQVEAKGHSKAVVETTKSKRGLHHHEHYHHYPAHEEKTLTIIKKIPYPVPVEKEVHVPVEKIVHYPVEVKVPKPYPVVKHVPYEVKEIVKVPHEIDAPYPVEKKVPVPVHVPYDRPVPVKVYVPQPYPVEKKVHVPVKVHVPAPYPVEKKVPYPVKVEVHVDKPYPVEKIVHYAVKVPVEKPVPYKVEKPVPYHVEKPVPVHVIKKVPVPVHVPYDRPVPVHVEKPVPYEVKEHVPAPYPVVKEIPFKVEKDVPYPVHIPVEKPVAVHLEKHVPEYHEKHISYKEPEFIHKKIEEHHYEGGHHEGGHHEGGHHEEEHHQVIHQQAEHHEAIQHEALQHEGGHHESSHHESAPIHVEEHSHGESESHYESKVEVGDYGHGHGHEYDHHAYGHYEEHP